In one window of Microbacterium dextranolyticum DNA:
- a CDS encoding alpha-ketoacid dehydrogenase subunit beta, with protein MTGSITTMPFAKALNAGLRAALAADDHVLLMGEDIGKLGGVFRVTEGLQAEFGDRRVLDTPLAESGIVGTAIGLAMAGFRSVVEIQFDGFVFPAFDQITTQLAKLTNRLEGAASFPVVIRIPYGGHIGAVEHHQESPEAYFAHTPGLRVVSPSTPNDAYWMIQDAIASPDPVIFLEPKAKYWLKGEVDTAERALPLHASRVIRRGTDVTLVGHGAMVTTLLQAAALAESEGTSCEVVDLRSLSPIDYGPILDSVRRTGRMVYAQEAPGNVSVGSEVAATVMERAFFALESPVLRVSGFDVPFPPAKLEGAYLPDVDRILEAVDRALAY; from the coding sequence ATGACCGGGTCGATCACCACGATGCCGTTCGCGAAGGCGCTGAACGCGGGCCTGCGCGCCGCGCTCGCCGCCGACGACCACGTCCTGCTCATGGGCGAGGACATCGGCAAGCTCGGCGGCGTCTTCCGTGTCACCGAGGGACTGCAGGCCGAGTTCGGCGACCGCCGGGTGCTCGACACCCCGCTCGCCGAGTCCGGCATCGTCGGAACCGCGATCGGCCTCGCCATGGCGGGGTTCCGCTCGGTCGTCGAGATCCAGTTCGACGGGTTCGTCTTCCCCGCGTTCGACCAGATCACGACGCAGCTGGCGAAGCTCACCAACCGGCTCGAGGGTGCGGCATCCTTCCCCGTCGTCATCCGCATTCCGTACGGCGGCCACATCGGCGCCGTCGAGCACCACCAGGAGAGCCCCGAGGCCTACTTCGCGCACACGCCGGGGCTGCGGGTGGTCTCGCCCTCGACCCCGAACGACGCGTACTGGATGATCCAGGACGCCATCGCCTCGCCCGACCCCGTGATCTTCCTCGAGCCCAAGGCCAAATACTGGCTCAAGGGCGAGGTCGACACCGCCGAGCGCGCGCTGCCGCTGCATGCGTCGCGCGTCATCCGCCGCGGGACCGACGTCACCCTCGTCGGGCACGGCGCGATGGTGACGACCCTGCTGCAGGCCGCCGCGCTCGCCGAAAGCGAGGGAACGAGCTGCGAGGTCGTCGACCTGCGCTCCCTGTCGCCGATCGACTACGGGCCGATCCTCGATTCGGTGCGGCGTACCGGTCGCATGGTCTACGCGCAGGAGGCCCCGGGCAACGTGTCGGTGGGGTCGGAGGTCGCCGCAACCGTCATGGAGCGGGCCTTCTTCGCCCTCGAATCGCCCGTCCTCCGGGTGTCGGGCTTCGATGTGCCCTTCCCCCCGGCGAAACTCGAGGGCGCGTACCTGCCCGACGTCGACCGCATCCTCGAGGCCGTGGACCGCGCCCTCGCCTACTGA
- a CDS encoding Gfo/Idh/MocA family protein, which translates to MIRLATIGTSTITERFAAAVAATEGIRIDVVFSRDIERGRAFADRLGVANATDDLESLLRSGTVDAVYIGSPNGAHAAQAHAAIAAGVHVFLEKPATPTAAEFADLVAAARARGVVVFEGMRNVYDPGMALVADLLPQIGRVRLVSFGQSQYSARYDLVLRGETPNIFDPALAGGALFDLGVYPLSALIHLFGAPSSITGSTVTVATGADGAGAAVLSYPDHVAQVSFSKIGVSRRPNEIQGELGTIEIDEITAPREVVVALRGAEAQTYRVDGAENNMRYEAARFAELVRGEADASPDQERTLAVLLAVEAIRAADATTGNEEGGRR; encoded by the coding sequence ATGATCAGACTCGCCACCATCGGGACGAGCACCATCACCGAGCGGTTCGCCGCAGCGGTGGCCGCAACCGAGGGCATCCGCATCGACGTCGTCTTCTCGCGCGACATCGAGCGCGGTCGCGCCTTCGCCGACCGCCTCGGCGTCGCGAACGCGACCGACGATCTCGAGAGCCTGCTGCGCTCGGGCACGGTCGACGCCGTCTACATCGGCTCGCCCAACGGCGCCCACGCCGCGCAGGCGCACGCCGCGATCGCCGCGGGTGTGCACGTGTTCCTCGAGAAGCCCGCGACCCCCACCGCGGCCGAATTCGCCGACCTCGTCGCGGCCGCCCGGGCGCGGGGCGTCGTGGTGTTCGAGGGCATGCGCAACGTCTACGATCCGGGGATGGCTCTCGTCGCCGACCTGCTGCCGCAGATCGGCCGGGTGCGTCTCGTCTCGTTCGGACAGTCGCAGTACTCGGCGCGCTACGACCTCGTGCTGCGCGGCGAGACCCCGAACATCTTCGACCCGGCGCTCGCGGGCGGGGCACTGTTCGACCTGGGCGTCTACCCGCTGAGCGCGCTCATCCATCTCTTCGGTGCGCCCTCGTCGATCACCGGATCGACCGTCACGGTTGCGACCGGCGCCGACGGCGCGGGCGCCGCCGTGCTCTCTTACCCCGATCACGTCGCACAGGTCTCCTTCTCGAAGATCGGCGTCTCGCGTCGACCGAACGAGATCCAGGGCGAGCTCGGCACGATCGAGATCGACGAGATCACCGCACCCCGCGAGGTCGTCGTGGCGCTGCGGGGCGCCGAGGCGCAGACGTACCGCGTGGACGGGGCCGAGAACAACATGCGGTACGAAGCGGCCCGGTTCGCCGAGCTCGTCCGCGGCGAGGCCGATGCATCGCCCGACCAGGAGCGCACGCTCGCGGTGCTGCTGGCCGTCGAGGCGATCCGAGCGGCCGACGCGACGACAGGGAACGAGGAAGGCGGACGACGATGA
- a CDS encoding acyl-CoA synthetase, which produces MTDATSRTFEVRHLQLARAVLAAMAAIMITFTADHSAAVGLAVFSGYAIATALVLLVAAWLVYPSGSRGPVVLLGALTLVAGMLTGIPPLRTTTLFFVAVIVWAFVTGIVELVTGLRARRGRDPFARDAILIGAVTIALGVGLLLVNPGYSLEYVIREAGPHAFTLTGITIGVGLFGGYAAIVAVFLGIAGFSPRREASVPSVADGSAQSPDRVDAARADNTPTHPAGETA; this is translated from the coding sequence GTGACCGACGCGACGTCCCGCACCTTCGAGGTGCGCCATCTTCAGCTTGCGCGCGCAGTGCTGGCGGCCATGGCGGCGATCATGATCACGTTCACGGCCGATCACTCCGCGGCCGTCGGACTCGCGGTCTTCAGCGGATACGCGATCGCCACCGCCCTCGTCCTGCTCGTCGCCGCGTGGCTCGTCTACCCCTCCGGCTCGCGCGGACCGGTGGTGCTGCTCGGTGCCCTCACCCTCGTCGCGGGGATGCTCACGGGCATCCCGCCGCTGCGGACCACGACGCTGTTCTTCGTCGCGGTGATCGTCTGGGCCTTCGTCACGGGCATCGTGGAACTCGTCACCGGCCTGCGGGCGCGGCGCGGGCGCGACCCGTTCGCGCGCGACGCCATCCTCATCGGGGCCGTCACGATCGCCCTCGGCGTGGGCCTGCTGCTGGTCAACCCGGGCTACAGCCTCGAGTACGTCATCCGCGAGGCGGGACCCCACGCTTTCACCCTCACCGGCATCACGATCGGCGTCGGCCTCTTCGGCGGCTACGCGGCGATCGTGGCGGTCTTCCTCGGCATCGCCGGCTTCTCACCGCGTCGGGAGGCGTCCGTCCCGTCGGTCGCCGACGGCTCCGCGCAGAGCCCTGACCGTGTCGACGCGGCTCGCGCCGACAACACCCCGACGCACCCCGCAGGAGAGACCGCATGA
- a CDS encoding DUF427 domain-containing protein: MKAVLDDTVIAEAPREELISIEGNWYFPPSSVRREYLRDSPTPYTCPWKGECQYFTVTVDGTELADRAWSYPHPYASGIERVGADFSDYVAFWKEIRVVD; the protein is encoded by the coding sequence GTGAAAGCCGTACTGGATGACACCGTGATCGCGGAGGCTCCGCGCGAAGAGCTCATCTCGATCGAGGGGAACTGGTACTTCCCGCCGTCGAGTGTGCGACGCGAGTACCTTCGCGACAGTCCGACTCCGTACACGTGCCCCTGGAAGGGGGAGTGCCAGTACTTCACCGTGACGGTCGACGGCACCGAGCTCGCCGATCGGGCGTGGAGCTACCCGCACCCGTATGCCTCGGGCATCGAACGGGTCGGTGCGGACTTCTCGGACTATGTCGCCTTCTGGAAGGAGATCCGTGTCGTCGACTGA
- the purB gene encoding adenylosuccinate lyase, with the protein MTSASSLPPQPLSPLDGRYRAAVAGLADYLSEAGLNRARVEVEVEWIITLTDRGLFGSTALTDAQKESLRALYRDFGQAEIDWLAAKEAVTRHDVKAVEYLVRDRLSTLGLGAIAELTHFACTSEDVNSASYALTVQRAVENVWLPKLRAVIDALGDLAREHRDAAMLSRTHGQPATPSTMGKEIAVFAWRLERVAAQIENGEYLAKFSGATGTWSAHLAAAPDVDWPALSRTFIEGLGIDFNVLTTQIESHDWQVELYDRARHVGGILHNLATDIWTYISMGFFAQIPVAGATGSSTMPHKINPIRFENAEANLEIASGLFQTLASTLVTSRMQRDLTDSTTQRNIGVAFGHSLLALDNLQRGLTEILLARDVLLADLDANWEVLAEAIQTVVRAEIVAGRSQITDPYALLKDLTRGRRVGHTELVAFVEGLDIGADAKARLIALTPATYTGLADALVDQS; encoded by the coding sequence TTGACCTCTGCCTCTTCCCTGCCGCCGCAGCCCCTCAGCCCGCTCGACGGCCGGTACCGTGCCGCCGTCGCCGGCCTCGCCGACTATCTCTCCGAGGCGGGCCTGAACCGCGCGCGGGTCGAGGTCGAGGTCGAGTGGATCATCACCCTGACCGACCGCGGCCTGTTCGGCTCGACGGCGCTGACGGATGCCCAGAAGGAGAGCCTCCGGGCCCTCTACCGCGACTTCGGGCAGGCCGAGATCGACTGGCTGGCCGCGAAAGAGGCGGTGACCCGTCACGACGTGAAGGCCGTCGAGTACCTGGTGCGCGATCGCTTGTCGACGCTCGGCCTCGGCGCGATCGCCGAACTCACGCACTTCGCGTGCACGAGCGAGGACGTCAACTCCGCGTCGTATGCCCTCACCGTCCAGCGCGCCGTCGAGAACGTCTGGCTGCCGAAGCTGCGCGCCGTGATCGACGCGCTCGGAGACCTCGCGCGAGAGCACCGCGACGCCGCGATGCTCTCGCGCACGCACGGCCAGCCGGCGACCCCGTCGACGATGGGCAAGGAGATCGCGGTCTTCGCGTGGCGGCTCGAGCGCGTCGCCGCGCAGATCGAGAACGGCGAGTACCTCGCGAAGTTCTCCGGTGCCACCGGCACCTGGTCGGCGCACCTCGCCGCCGCCCCCGACGTCGACTGGCCGGCGCTCTCGCGCACGTTCATCGAGGGCCTCGGCATCGACTTCAACGTCCTCACGACGCAGATCGAGTCGCACGACTGGCAGGTGGAGCTCTACGACCGTGCGCGGCACGTCGGTGGCATCCTGCATAACCTCGCCACCGACATCTGGACCTACATCTCGATGGGGTTCTTCGCCCAGATCCCGGTCGCGGGTGCGACCGGCTCGTCGACGATGCCGCACAAGATCAACCCGATCCGGTTCGAGAACGCCGAGGCCAACCTCGAGATCGCCTCAGGGCTCTTCCAGACCCTGGCATCCACCCTCGTCACGAGCCGCATGCAGCGCGACCTCACCGACTCGACGACGCAGCGCAACATCGGCGTCGCGTTCGGGCACTCGCTGCTCGCCCTCGACAACCTGCAGCGCGGGCTGACCGAGATCCTGTTGGCCCGCGACGTGCTGCTGGCCGATCTCGACGCGAACTGGGAGGTGCTGGCCGAGGCGATCCAGACCGTCGTGCGCGCCGAGATCGTCGCCGGCCGTTCGCAGATCACCGACCCGTACGCACTGCTGAAGGACCTCACCCGCGGTCGCCGCGTCGGCCACACCGAGCTCGTCGCCTTCGTCGAGGGACTCGACATCGGCGCCGATGCCAAGGCCCGCCTCATCGCGCTGACGCCGGCGACCTACACGGGCCTCGCCGACGCCCTGGTCGACCAGAGCTGA
- a CDS encoding phage holin family protein — MRFLVRVAVNAFAIWVVTLIDSLQVVVTPFAPGETLQLVLTLLAVAAVFALVNTIIGTVLKIVAFPLYILTLGLISLVINGLLLWITAWVTQWWGWGLSLGDFWLAVVAALVISLINWVFGIILRPQRRDRR, encoded by the coding sequence ATGCGCTTCCTCGTCCGTGTCGCCGTCAACGCCTTCGCGATCTGGGTGGTCACCCTGATCGATTCGCTGCAGGTCGTCGTCACGCCCTTCGCCCCCGGCGAGACGCTCCAGCTCGTGCTGACGCTCCTCGCCGTCGCCGCCGTGTTCGCCCTCGTCAACACGATCATCGGCACGGTCCTCAAGATCGTCGCCTTTCCGCTGTACATCCTGACGCTCGGGCTGATCTCGCTGGTGATCAACGGTCTGCTGCTGTGGATCACCGCCTGGGTGACGCAGTGGTGGGGCTGGGGACTGTCGCTCGGCGACTTCTGGCTCGCGGTGGTCGCCGCCCTCGTGATCTCCCTCATCAACTGGGTGTTCGGCATCATCCTCCGCCCGCAGCGGAGGGACCGACGCTGA
- a CDS encoding amino acid transporter, which translates to MSDHRPTRRDLMKPVQLLGFGFAAAAFAGIITLMSMGFFQDLDGAERMKVVVVSLVVAGIAFIATLVIIALLMLAVDPAQVSRPVDRAVLLPPDEGDGSEAPDAGASGGSH; encoded by the coding sequence ATGAGCGATCATCGCCCCACCCGCCGCGATCTCATGAAGCCCGTCCAGCTGCTCGGGTTCGGGTTCGCCGCGGCCGCCTTCGCCGGCATCATCACTCTCATGTCGATGGGCTTCTTCCAAGACCTCGACGGCGCCGAACGGATGAAGGTCGTCGTGGTCTCGCTGGTCGTCGCGGGGATCGCGTTCATCGCGACGCTCGTGATCATCGCGCTGCTCATGCTCGCGGTCGACCCCGCGCAGGTGTCGCGCCCCGTCGACCGTGCCGTGCTGCTTCCGCCCGACGAGGGCGACGGCTCCGAGGCGCCCGACGCGGGGGCATCCGGCGGCTCGCACTGA
- a CDS encoding thiamine pyrophosphate-dependent enzyme — translation MTTPDDPALVRVLASDGTFAPTPEAERYLPLIDALTDSDLETLYRDMVVVRAFDRQATNLQRQGQLALWPPSFGQEAAQVGSVRAARPQDHLFPSYREHVVATTRGVDPIDIIRVMRGLTHGGWDPTDPKNGNVHIYTLVLGSQTLHATGYGMGMVFDGRCGTGDPERDAAVIVYYGDGASSQGDVHEAMVFANTYRTPQVFFLQNNHWAISVPVATQSRAPLHHRAAGYGMPSTLVDGNDVLASFAVSKLALDEARAGDGPRAIEALTYRMGAHTTSDDPTKYRTSDEEQSWARRDPILRMRAYLEGRGASAAFFDETDAAAAAYADDVRVRTNELGGLEASTMFAHVYSDPHPLVAEQGRWLADYEASFEGGAA, via the coding sequence ATGACCACGCCCGACGATCCGGCACTCGTGCGCGTTCTGGCCTCCGACGGGACGTTCGCTCCGACGCCCGAAGCGGAGCGCTACCTCCCGCTCATCGACGCGCTCACCGATTCCGACCTCGAGACGCTCTACCGCGACATGGTCGTCGTGCGGGCGTTCGACCGGCAGGCCACGAACCTGCAGCGGCAGGGGCAGCTCGCCCTCTGGCCGCCGTCCTTCGGGCAGGAGGCCGCCCAGGTCGGCTCCGTCCGCGCCGCGCGCCCCCAGGACCACCTTTTCCCCTCGTACCGCGAGCACGTCGTCGCCACGACGCGCGGCGTCGACCCGATCGACATCATCCGCGTGATGCGCGGACTCACGCACGGCGGGTGGGATCCGACCGATCCGAAGAACGGGAACGTGCACATCTACACGCTCGTGCTCGGCTCGCAGACCCTCCACGCGACCGGCTACGGCATGGGCATGGTCTTCGACGGGCGTTGCGGCACGGGCGACCCCGAGCGCGACGCCGCCGTCATCGTCTATTACGGTGACGGCGCCTCGAGCCAGGGCGACGTGCACGAGGCGATGGTCTTCGCGAACACGTATCGCACGCCGCAGGTGTTCTTCCTGCAGAACAACCACTGGGCGATCTCGGTTCCCGTCGCGACGCAGTCGCGCGCCCCTCTCCACCACCGCGCCGCCGGCTACGGCATGCCCTCGACCCTGGTCGACGGCAACGACGTGCTGGCGAGCTTCGCGGTGTCCAAGCTCGCACTCGACGAGGCCCGCGCCGGCGACGGCCCGCGGGCGATCGAAGCGCTGACCTACCGCATGGGCGCGCACACCACGAGCGACGACCCGACGAAATACCGCACCTCCGACGAGGAGCAGTCGTGGGCGCGGCGCGATCCAATCCTGCGCATGCGGGCGTACCTGGAGGGTCGCGGCGCCTCGGCGGCGTTCTTCGACGAGACGGATGCCGCGGCCGCCGCCTATGCCGACGACGTGCGCGTCCGCACGAACGAGCTCGGTGGGCTCGAGGCATCCACGATGTTCGCGCACGTCTACTCCGACCCGCATCCGCTCGTCGCGGAGCAGGGGCGCTGGCTCGCCGACTACGAGGCGTCGTTCGAGGGAGGCGCCGCATGA
- a CDS encoding low molecular weight protein-tyrosine-phosphatase translates to MPRRAEPFRVAFVCTGNICRSPMAEIVFRGFAERAGFGALVASTSSGTGDWHVGERADARTIDALARRGYDGAHHRARQFTLDDFDRNDLIVALDRSHERILTSWARTPDDTDKLALLLSFDTNAGDVLDVPDPYYAGPEMFDEVLAMIESASRALFRQLEPAIRTTS, encoded by the coding sequence ATGCCCCGACGTGCCGAGCCGTTCCGCGTCGCCTTCGTGTGCACCGGGAACATCTGTCGATCGCCGATGGCCGAGATCGTTTTCCGCGGCTTCGCGGAGCGGGCCGGGTTCGGCGCCCTCGTCGCATCGACGAGTTCGGGCACGGGCGATTGGCACGTCGGCGAACGGGCGGATGCCCGCACCATCGACGCTCTGGCGCGCCGCGGCTACGACGGCGCACACCATCGCGCCCGCCAGTTCACGCTCGACGATTTCGACCGCAACGACCTGATCGTCGCGCTGGACCGCTCCCACGAACGCATCCTGACCAGCTGGGCGCGCACGCCCGACGACACCGACAAGCTCGCCCTTCTGCTCTCTTTCGACACGAACGCCGGCGATGTGCTCGACGTGCCCGATCCCTACTACGCGGGGCCGGAGATGTTCGACGAGGTGCTCGCTATGATCGAGAGTGCGAGCCGGGCGCTCTTCCGGCAGCTCGAACCCGCGATCCGCACGACGTCCTGA
- a CDS encoding MATE family efflux transporter: MSRTLTTGSPWRVILAFSVPLLIGNVVQQLYQFVDAIVVGRHLGVDALAAVGATGGLLFLLLGFAWGLTSGFAIPTAQAFGARDVAAVRRSVATGTVLTALTTVILTVAAPLLVHPALVLMQTPAALIEQATVFAQISFLGTAAIMAFNYLASIIRAIGDSKTPLVFLTIACALNVGLVIVMVGPLGWGVAGAALATVVAQAVSVLLCLEYVRRRVPVLHVRRADWRVSRADLAEHLRLGLPMGFQASIIAIGALAVQVALNTLGADAVAAYTAASRVDGLAVALLQSLGLAASMYAAQNLGARRPDRIRRGVVQGLVLAVASAVVLGVLLITCGATLVRLFVGDGAPEVVDLAAFMLLINGASYVALAVLFILRGTLQGLGSTVIPTVTGIVELVMRVGAAVVLGHLWGFAGVVWSNPLAWVGACLILVPAYIRAHRALERMPVDPLEVTSTTAIPVIGPTDGSMVVDAVVTAPIGVVADRGESGPAWRSRRRAKDATRRAPSTRQGTAPSTGQGAAPSTERSHRSAGEGPRGRHPE; the protein is encoded by the coding sequence ATGTCCCGCACCCTCACCACCGGCAGCCCGTGGCGCGTGATCCTCGCGTTCTCGGTGCCCCTGCTGATCGGCAACGTCGTTCAGCAGCTCTACCAGTTCGTCGACGCGATCGTGGTCGGTCGTCACCTCGGCGTCGATGCGCTCGCCGCGGTCGGCGCGACCGGCGGGCTGCTGTTCCTGCTGCTCGGGTTCGCCTGGGGTCTGACGAGCGGATTCGCGATCCCGACGGCCCAGGCGTTCGGGGCACGGGACGTCGCAGCGGTGCGCCGATCGGTCGCTACTGGCACGGTGCTGACCGCCCTGACCACCGTGATCCTCACGGTCGCCGCGCCCCTGCTCGTGCACCCGGCTCTCGTGCTGATGCAGACGCCGGCCGCGCTCATCGAGCAGGCGACGGTGTTCGCCCAGATCAGCTTTCTCGGCACGGCCGCGATCATGGCGTTCAACTACCTCGCCTCGATCATCCGCGCGATCGGCGACTCGAAGACGCCGCTGGTGTTCCTCACGATCGCCTGCGCACTCAACGTCGGCCTCGTCATCGTGATGGTCGGCCCCCTCGGCTGGGGCGTGGCCGGAGCGGCACTCGCGACCGTCGTCGCGCAGGCCGTGTCGGTGCTGCTGTGCCTCGAGTACGTGCGTCGCCGGGTACCCGTGCTGCACGTGCGCCGCGCCGACTGGCGTGTGTCCCGTGCCGACCTCGCCGAGCACCTGCGTCTCGGCCTGCCGATGGGCTTCCAGGCCTCGATCATCGCGATCGGCGCGCTCGCCGTGCAGGTCGCCCTGAACACGCTCGGTGCGGATGCCGTGGCCGCCTACACCGCGGCCTCGCGGGTCGACGGCCTCGCGGTCGCCCTGCTGCAGTCGCTCGGGCTCGCCGCCTCGATGTACGCGGCGCAGAATCTCGGCGCCCGCCGACCCGACCGCATCCGGCGGGGCGTCGTGCAGGGACTCGTTCTCGCCGTGGCATCCGCGGTCGTCCTCGGCGTCCTGCTGATCACCTGCGGCGCGACGCTCGTGCGCCTGTTCGTCGGCGACGGCGCGCCCGAGGTGGTCGACCTCGCGGCGTTCATGCTGCTCATCAACGGCGCCAGCTACGTGGCGCTCGCCGTCCTGTTCATCCTGCGCGGCACGCTGCAGGGCCTGGGGTCGACGGTGATCCCGACCGTGACCGGCATCGTCGAGCTCGTCATGCGCGTCGGTGCGGCGGTCGTGCTCGGCCACCTCTGGGGCTTCGCCGGTGTCGTCTGGTCGAACCCGCTCGCCTGGGTCGGCGCCTGCCTGATCCTCGTGCCCGCGTACATCCGGGCGCATCGCGCGCTCGAGCGCATGCCGGTCGATCCGCTCGAGGTGACCTCAACGACCGCGATCCCGGTCATCGGACCGACGGACGGGTCGATGGTGGTGGATGCCGTCGTCACCGCCCCCATCGGCGTGGTGGCCGACCGCGGCGAGTCCGGGCCGGCGTGGCGTTCGCGCCGCCGGGCGAAGGATGCCACACGGCGTGCACCGAGCACCCGCCAGGGCACCGCGCCGAGCACCGGCCAGGGTGCCGCGCCGAGTACCGAGCGCTCGCATCGGAGCGCGGGGGAGGGCCCCCGAGGTCGGCACCCGGAGTAG
- a CDS encoding alpha/beta fold hydrolase → MPDPQFIMVGDGLRIATYSWGDESDPVAVVVHGFASSTKDNWVATGWVRDLLRSGFRVIGIDQRGHGASDKPHNSSDYDLRQMARDVETVLDTYLVDDAVYVGYSLGARVGWEVLQDIAGRIPRAVLGGVPDGIPLARLDIGQVQALIEHGTPVEDRVTQNYIQLTERVPGNDLRALLAIANGMRESKTIDPDPTHAPEQPVLFATGTLDAIIEGSRALAEACPQGRFVEIPDRHHFNAPGSRVFRQEGIAFLQGDA, encoded by the coding sequence ATGCCCGATCCGCAGTTCATCATGGTCGGCGACGGCCTGCGCATCGCGACGTATTCGTGGGGCGATGAGAGCGACCCGGTCGCCGTCGTCGTGCACGGGTTCGCGTCGAGCACCAAAGACAACTGGGTCGCCACCGGGTGGGTGCGCGATCTGCTGCGCAGCGGATTCCGGGTGATCGGAATCGATCAGCGCGGGCACGGTGCGAGCGACAAGCCGCACAACTCGAGCGACTACGACCTCCGTCAGATGGCCCGCGACGTCGAGACGGTGCTCGACACCTATCTCGTCGACGACGCCGTCTACGTCGGCTACTCCCTGGGTGCTCGCGTCGGGTGGGAGGTGCTGCAGGACATCGCCGGACGGATCCCTCGCGCCGTCCTCGGCGGTGTGCCCGACGGCATCCCGCTCGCGAGACTCGACATCGGCCAGGTGCAGGCGCTCATCGAGCACGGCACGCCGGTCGAGGACCGCGTGACGCAGAACTACATCCAGCTGACCGAGCGCGTTCCGGGGAACGATCTGCGTGCGCTGCTCGCGATCGCGAACGGCATGCGCGAGTCGAAGACCATCGACCCCGATCCCACGCACGCGCCGGAGCAGCCCGTGCTCTTCGCGACCGGAACCCTCGACGCGATCATCGAGGGCTCGCGCGCACTCGCCGAGGCCTGTCCGCAGGGTCGTTTCGTGGAGATCCCCGACCGGCACCACTTCAACGCCCCCGGATCGCGGGTGTTCCGGCAGGAGGGCATCGCCTTCTTGCAGGGGGATGCCTGA
- a CDS encoding histidinol-phosphate transaminase encodes MTESPVRIRPEIAALPAYKQGKQAGAEAFKLSSNENPYPPLPSVVAAVQNAIAFNRYPDASSPRLRARLAERFGVSDDAVHIAAGSVSILFQLAQATSGPGDEILFSWRSFEAYPGLAVIAGATAVTVPNAAAGGHDLDAMAAAITDRTRMVIVCSPNNPTGPVVTQERFDAFLTRVPSDLLVVLDEAYVEFATDPDAVDGASVLAAGHPNVVVLRTFSKAYGLAGLRVGYAVGDPAILSAARSVGIPLSVTAAGEEAALASLDAEDELLERVRDIALRRDALVERLRAAGWDVPNAQGNFVWLPAGERTIDVAAAFDEAGLIVRAFPGSGVRISIGEHESIDPIVAVAASVAPSVAL; translated from the coding sequence GTGACCGAATCGCCCGTCCGCATCCGTCCCGAGATCGCCGCTCTGCCCGCCTATAAGCAGGGCAAGCAGGCCGGTGCCGAGGCGTTCAAGCTCTCCAGCAACGAGAACCCGTACCCGCCGCTGCCGAGCGTCGTCGCCGCGGTGCAGAACGCGATCGCGTTCAACCGCTACCCCGACGCGTCGTCGCCGCGGCTGCGCGCGCGGCTCGCCGAGCGCTTCGGAGTGAGCGACGACGCCGTCCACATCGCGGCCGGTTCGGTGTCGATCCTGTTCCAACTCGCGCAGGCGACGAGCGGTCCCGGTGACGAGATCCTCTTCTCGTGGCGCTCGTTCGAGGCCTACCCGGGCCTCGCGGTCATCGCCGGGGCGACGGCGGTCACGGTGCCGAACGCCGCCGCGGGCGGGCACGACCTGGATGCCATGGCGGCGGCGATCACCGACCGCACCCGCATGGTGATCGTCTGCAGCCCGAACAATCCGACCGGACCCGTCGTCACGCAGGAGCGTTTCGATGCGTTCCTGACGCGGGTCCCCTCCGACCTGCTCGTCGTCCTCGACGAGGCCTATGTCGAGTTCGCGACCGACCCCGACGCGGTCGACGGTGCGAGCGTGCTCGCCGCCGGGCATCCGAACGTCGTCGTGCTGCGCACGTTCTCGAAGGCGTACGGCCTCGCCGGCCTGCGCGTCGGCTACGCCGTGGGAGACCCGGCGATCCTCTCGGCCGCGCGCAGCGTCGGCATCCCGCTGTCGGTCACCGCCGCCGGCGAAGAGGCGGCGCTCGCGAGCCTGGATGCCGAGGACGAGCTGCTCGAGCGCGTCCGCGACATCGCACTCCGGCGCGACGCTCTCGTCGAGCGCCTGCGCGCCGCCGGCTGGGACGTCCCGAACGCGCAGGGCAACTTCGTCTGGCTGCCCGCGGGCGAGCGCACGATCGACGTCGCCGCGGCCTTCGACGAGGCGGGCCTGATCGTCCGCGCCTTCCCGGGTTCGGGCGTGCGGATCTCGATCGGCGAGCACGAGTCGATCGACCCGATCGTCGCCGTCGCCGCCTCCGTCGCTCCCTCCGTCGCCCTCTGA